The genomic window CGCTGATGCTCGTCGTTGGCCCTTGGCTGGTCGATGGCACAACAACCGCCTACGCGCTGGCAGCGTCGGCGCTCGGCATCGCCGTCGCCATGCTCTCGATACCACGCGGACGTATATTGCAGACATACGGCAGCTGGGATCGCTTCATCCGTTGATATCCAGACATCGGACCTTATTGCCCGCCGGTCTAGACTCCCTGCAATTTCCCGACCAACTTCCGCGTAGCAAATCGGGGCAGGAATCCCGTCGAGGTGACCATTAAACGGTTTTTCCAGCCGGGGATGACGACGTCGCTATTGGCTCGGTAGCCTTCGTACCCGGCTTTCGCCACGGCCGCCGCGGACATCGTGGAGGATGAAAACATATCGAGCTTCCCCATCCCGGAGTCTTCTCCGAAGCTCGACTCGGTCGGTCCGGGTTCCAAGCAAGTAACATGTAAGCCACTGCCTGCCAGCTCCTCTCGCAAACCCTCGGTGAACGACAGCACGTATGCTTTACTGGCGTAATACACCGACATATTCGGCCCGGCTTGGTAAGCGGCGATGGAGCCGACGTTCAAAACACCGCCACGGCCGCGTTGGATCATGCCGGGCAACAGGGCTCGCGTCAGCCGGGTCAGTGCGACAACGTTCAGCATCAGCATGTCGGTTTG from Roseimaritima ulvae includes these protein-coding regions:
- a CDS encoding SDR family NAD(P)-dependent oxidoreductase; the encoded protein is MATTLITGASSGIGKELACQFAAGGDDLVLVARSEDKLNELAEQIRNKREVAATVLSGDLSTVQGVDQVCSQLLQRGIKVDTLVNNAGIGALGKFAELSIERQTDMLMLNVVALTRLTRALLPGMIQRGRGGVLNVGSIAAYQAGPNMSVYYASKAYVLSFTEGLREELAGSGLHVTCLEPGPTESSFGEDSGMGKLDMFSSSTMSAAAVAKAGYEGYRANSDVVIPGWKNRLMVTSTGFLPRFATRKLVGKLQGV